The Malaclemys terrapin pileata isolate rMalTer1 chromosome 5, rMalTer1.hap1, whole genome shotgun sequence genomic interval CCAGTTCCCTTTCACTGTGTTGATTCTACATTGTTCTTGTTGATGTTAGATATTTGATCAAattcagggccctgttgtgctagggattgtacaaacacatagtaatagaccgtccctgccccaaagaatttacaaactcagaaccagattctgatttccTTATTTATATTGAGCAGTATTTTACGTCACGAGTGAGCCATTCAGTTCAATGGTATTATTTGTGGAGTAACACATGATTTGACTTGAATATGAGTGTAAGAATCTGATTCAAAATAGACACGGTAGACAAAGGTTTCATTGTCCCCATTTGtatatagatgggaaactgaggcacagagtgaaatCGCTTGCATAAGTCTATCTCCAGTGTCTTAACCATAAGACAGTCCTTCCTCTCATTGCTTTTCTTTCTGCAAAATCTCTTTCTTTTAAACATAATCACAGGTCATGATATTTTAAATGTTAGCTGGTTGAATGACTCAGCAGAAACAAAATACAGGTGCAGTCAATGAGGGTCTTTCCTGAAGACATAATATTTATttccaaaaaccaaaacaaatttaaCATAAAAAAAAGAGTAACAGAAAACTTACCCAGGTTCATAGAACCTTTTTATGTGGAGATCTGTATTCTCACAGGCATCATCCTCTctgtggcagaatctgaccctaaaaaTACCTGTGTTGTAATATTATTTTTAGTTCACTGATGTGCATGAAATCTTCATGCAGCCATTAATCCATTATGGCAGTCTGTTGGGGCATATACTCAAGCTATGTTGTGATGAATCTTCCTATTTTattgttaatatatttatttacttgAACAGATTTGCTATGTTTCACAATGTCAAGATACCTAAAGAAAAcgtattgaacagaactggagatGTCACAGCTGAGGGAGTATACGTTAGCTCATTTAAGGTATGAAATGAACTGTATGTGCAATGAATCCAGTCTATCAAATATACTATGAaggaattgtttgtttgttttttttcaaatctattaACTGTTCCCTTGTATTTTCAGAGCTGAATGGGGTTTTAGCCATGCAtttgccattaaagtcaatgggtgctAACTCCTTGAAAGTATAACATTTGGCATAACTACCAGGATTCTGATGTTGCAGGTAGTGCAATTATGAAGCTATGGCACGGCTGAACCTGCCCATTTAGTGTGTCTTTTATTCCCTCAGGATCTCAAGCAACGTTTTGGCGCTTCTCTTGGGGCTTTGTCCAGTGGTAGAGTTATGATCATAGGCATGTCTGTGGTAAATTTAAAGCTTGCCTTATCAATAGCCATTCGCTTCTCAGCCACACGCCGTCAGTTTGGACCAACAGATGAAGAAGAAATACCAGTCCTGGAATACCAAATGCAGGTACTAACTAAATCTACAATGTGGCATTTCATTCAAATCTAGGGAATGTATTCAAATATAAAGCAAGATCCTCAGCACATGCAAATCCGCATTGCGGAATTGAAAGCAATGAAGTTATActactttacaccagctgaatgtCTGGCCCTATAGAGTTCTGAAGGCTTGATTTTCAGTAAGACATGGTCTACACTACTAATTTCTCTAGCCACACCCCTGACCACATAGTTATACTCACCTAACCCCCCACTGTAGACAGAGCTATGTCATTGGGAGGGCTTCTCCAACCGAGATAGCTACtgtctctcaggcctggtctacactacgagtttaggtcgaatttagcagcgttaaatcgaattaagcctggacacgttcacacggctaagtcccttttttcgacttaaagggcgctttaaaccggtttctttactccttctccgacgaggggattagcgataaaatcggccttagcgggttggaattgggatagtgtgaacggaattcgacgttattggcctccgggagctatcccacagtgcttcattgtgaccgctctggacagcactctcaactcggatgcactgaccaggtagacaggaaaagccccgcgaacgtttgaatttcatttcctgtttgcccagcatggagagcacaggtgaccacgcagagctcatcagcacaggtaaccgtgatggagtcccaggatcgcaaaagagctccatcatggaccgaatgggaggtacgggatctgctcgccatatggggagatgaatcagtgctagctgaactccgtagcagtaaacgaaatggcaaaatattagaaaaggtctccaaggccatgaaggacagaggccataacagggacgcacagcagtgccgcgtgaaaattaaggagctaaggcaagcctaccacaaagccacaAACgtaaggtccggggcagagccgcaaacatgccgcttctatgcggagctgcatgccatgctagggggtgcagccaccactaccccaaccgtctgctttgactccttcaatggagaaacacacagggaagcgggttcggggtacgaggaagatgaggatgaagataatgtagatagctcacagcagcaaggaagcggagaaaccggtttccccaacagccaggatatgtttatcaccctggacctggaaccagtaacccccgaactcacccaaggcgtgctcccagaccttgaaggcacacaggggacctgtggtgagtgtacctttgtaaatattacacatggtatAAAAGCAAgtatgtttaatgattaatgattaatttgccctggcaatcgcagccaatacagctactagaaaagtctgttaacgtgtatggggatggagcagaaatcctccagggacatctccagaaagctctccttcatgtactcccaaagcctttgcaaaaggtttctggggagggctgccttatcccgtccgccatggtaggacactttaccacgccaggccagtagcacgtagactggaatcattgcataataaagtatggcagcgtatggtcccggtgtttgctggcatgcagacaacatccattccttatcgctctttgttatcctcaggagagtgatatcattcacggtcacctggttgaaatggggcgattttattaaggggacattcagaggtgcccgttcctgctctgttgaacagaaatgttccccgctgttagccacacggtggggatgaggggtgaagtgatcatccctgagaattgggtgtgggggggaggggggttaaattatataaataaataaataaattaatggagatatcccatctcctagaactggaagggaccttgataggtcatcgagtccagccccctgccttcactagcaggaccaagtactgattttgccccagatccccaagtggccccctcaaggattgaactcacaaccctgggtttagcaggccaatgctcaaaccactgagctatccctccctcccctaagttagttgggtttgtgctgcatgttaacccggaaaccgcagcccctccttttacattgccaacccaacgggtgcttggtatgggaaatgacggcgctactgtttgaaaccattcccacatgttaggaaggttaaaaaagccaaaagactgtggcttaccatggctgcctgcaagccgaaatctgttgcctggcactgcatgagtgacaccaaactggcaggccctcaatataagaggaaaaatgcgaccttgtaacaaaagcaaatgtgctgtgtaatgtgaacagcaaaatttaacgtgaaagagtatacccattgttccttaaaatgtgtcttttttaaccacctctcccgtctcctccaccagctgcaaatgtttctccttcacagaggctagtgaagattagaaggagaaaacggcggactcgggatgatatgttctcggagctccagatgtcctcccacgctgacagagcacagcagaatgcgtggaggcagtcaatatcagactacagaaaagcacaatatgaacaagaggagaggtggcgggctgaatcgcgggatgaacagagcaagtggtgggctaaAGATGACAgatggcgtcagcttgcagacagaaggcaagagtcaatgctccggctgctggagcatcaaactgatatgctccagcatatggtttagctgcaggaaaggcagcaggagcagagaccgccgctacagcccctgtgtaaccaacagctctcctccccaagttccatagcctcctcacccagacgcccaagaacgcggtaggggggcctccgtccacccagtcacttcaccccagatgattgcccgagcatcagaaggctggccttcaataagagttaaagttttaaactgcagtgtgttcttttccttccctcctcccccacccatcccggcctaccttggcaattatctcCTAGttatgtgatgaattaataaagaatgcatgaatgtgaagtaacaatgactttattgcctctgtaaGTGGTGctcgagggggggaggggagggtggggtggttggtttacagggaagtacagtgaactgggtggggggggaggggcggagggttcatcaaggagaaacaaacagaagtttcacaccgtagcctggccagtcacaaaactcgttttcaaagcttctctgatgtgcaccgcaccctgctgtgctcttctaaccgccctggtgtctggctgcgcgtaatcagtggccaggcaatttgcctcaacctcccaccccaccataaatgtatcccctttactctcacagatattgtggagcgcacagcaagcagcaataacaatggggatattcttttcgctgaggtctgagtgagtcagtaagctgcgccagcgcgcgtTTAAACGTCCAGATGCACATttcaccaccattcggcacttgctcagcctgtagttgaacaggtcctgactactgtccaggctgcctgtgtacggcttcatgagccatggcattaaggggtagactgggtccccaaggatcaagataggcatttcaacatccccaacggttattttctggtccgggaagaaagtcccttcctccagctttcgaaacagaccagagtgcctgaagacgtgagcatcatatACCTtttccggccatcccacattgatgttggtgaaacgtcccttgtgatccaccagggcttgcagcagcattgaaaagtaccccttgcggtttatgtactcggtggcttggtgctccggtgacaagatagggatatgggttccgtctgtcgccccaccacagtttgggaatcccattgcagcaaagccatccactatggcctacacgtttcccagagtcactacccttgatatcagcaggtgtttgattgccctggcaacttggatcacagcagcccccacagtagatttgcccactccaaattgattcccgactgaccggtagctgtctggcgttgcaagcttccacagggctatcgccactcgcttctcaactgtgagggctgctctcatcctggtattctagcgcttcaggacaggggaaagcaagtcacaaagttccatgaaagtgcccttacgcatgcgaaagtttcgcagccactgggaatcatcccacacctgcaacacgatgcggtcccaccagtctgtgcttgtttcccgggcccagaattggcgttccacggcatgaacctgccccagtaacaccatgatttgcacattgctggggcctgtgtcttgtgagaggtctatgtccatgtcaatttcctcatcactctcgttgccacgctgcaatcgcctcctcggctggtcctggttttgctttggcatgtcctggctctgcatatactccaggacaatgcgcatggcgttcatagtgctcataattgccacggtgatctgagcgggctccatgatcccagtgctatggcatctggtctgaaaaaaggcgcaaaactagtatctgacggacggacggagggagggggggcgagtgacgacatggcgtacaggtacagggaattaaaatcaacaaaggtggctgtgcatcagggagaaacaaaacaactgtcacacagaatggcccccccaaagattgaactcaaaaccctgggtttagcaggccgttaattttacagagggagggggaagcaaatgaatacagaacaaatctattttttacatcttaagctggcagacgacggtgcagcatgacttatagccctcggcatcttctgggtgcttggcagaaaatactgggcgcttggcagaaaatagtgtactaagactgatagccatcatcgtcaagacagttcgataggactgagcatgtctgcccaggtgcccatgattgataTGCAATATGACGACGATGGATATCAgtcttaatacaccatctactgccaaaaggcaaggggctgctggtgtgtgcaatgcagccccacgtctgccagccccacgtctgccagcacccgatgaaggctaccagtcatactgcaccgtctacggCCAAaaagcaattagctgctgctgtgtagcaatgcagtaccacgtctcccggcacccagatgacacatggtgacagtgagctgagctgtgCAGAGCGGGCTCCACGCttggcatggtatgttgtctacacaggtaacccaggtaaaaaggcgcgaatcgattgtctgccgttgctgtgacagagggggaggtgcctgatgacagaaccccccgcgacactattttgcatcattcaggcattgggatctcaacccagaattccaatgggcggcggagactgcgggaactgtgggatagctacccatagtgcagcgctccagaagtcgacgctagcctcggtactgtggatgcagtccgccgacttaatgcacttagagcattttatgtggggggacacacaatcggcttctataaattcgacctaatttcgtagtgtagacataccctcagggagATCGTGTACCTAGGCTAATGGGAGAATCTCTCCCAGCATTGGTTGAATCTTCACTCAGCACtagctgctgcagcactgtaattgtagacaagcctttaggcccctttacatcactctggcaatgtaaaaagGCCTTAAAGCACACACCTCTCACTGCCAGAGAGGTGTAAATTGGCTttatgtaaataagaatcagaccCTGGAATACTGAAACCCCAATATATTGTTGAGCTCTCAGAAGCACTTTTCTGACATTGGTGGGAGGGA includes:
- the LOC128837820 gene encoding uncharacterized protein LOC128837820, with amino-acid sequence MESQDRKRAPSWTEWEVRDLLAIWGDESVLAELRSSKRNGKILEKVSKAMKDRGHNRDAQQCRVKIKELRQAYHKATNVRSGAEPQTCRFYAELHAMLGGAATTTPTVCFDSFNGETHREAGSGYEEDEDEDNVDSSQQQGSGETGFPNSQDMFITLDLEPVTPELTQGVLPDLEGTQGTCAANVSPSQRLVKIRRRKRRTRDDMFSELQMSSHADRAQQNAWRQSISDYRKAQYEQEERWRAESRDEQSKWWAKDDRWRQLADRRQESMLRLLEHQTDMLQHMV